A part of Aegilops tauschii subsp. strangulata cultivar AL8/78 chromosome 2, Aet v6.0, whole genome shotgun sequence genomic DNA contains:
- the LOC109778505 gene encoding uncharacterized protein, which produces MATPNIDSISDTKLYELKEQLLLLTTLVATVTYVTGLNLPGGAWQTQQADGHGPLAGDPILRDIHYRRYLAFYYCNGTALASSVVVCLILVMLRRDSPAWSVVLRVVMVLDLLGLMGSYAAGTCHDTFATIWVVALAFPVLAYITYAFVCYLCLPLRRDNHTPRNTNTGYQEKEKIEVLMLLATFAVTISYAAGLNPPGGFWTSTGHKDGRLLHLAGDPIMEDSALRRYRAFFVCNTTAFVASLLIILLLLDKNLSRTISARFVAVYGFIGVALLGLMGAYAAGSCRETDNTIKVLSLAAGVPICVILQLALNYVFYWPIKNMCDSFTRWLQNLSPRGILAVHPNLLVSLLSFTNKTIHSGNNIGSNITNDWMIDPFINYAGASALADPDLKNTRFFVMVLASFAVSITYQAGLDPPGGLWKDDLNGHKIGHPVLRTTHPARYQVFFYSNSAAFVTSLVVVMMVQSKFLLKRRTLVAAMVLDLIGLVIAYAAGSTRDASTSIYVVAVACLVLSYVVVHIALGGEKENVAAEPAPAAGTVAPDPATPAATSASPAATPTAPASPVVVLGGGGGGGGRRSKEQLDDKRQVLLLIAILAAALTYQAGLTPPGGFWQKDDEVHGHRAGYPVLLDNYPRRYKAFFYCNAASFMASVALILLLVNRKLYRPGIRCYALHVCMAVGMFALMGAYAAGSSRHLKTSIYVLTLVIAVSASIPLQVAMFWYIRNYRRNHQHDEGRIRRRRTRGLDSPDQEKDEELEYLMLLGVLVASVTYQSGLRPPGGLWEEGNAAGNPILHDVNKRRYDIFLYSNSTSFMASGMAIVMLLPFTLSNLEWRFLPSQRRNRKWPLWPVHTAILLDMLGLLVAYAAGSTRTWKSSRNVIFILLPVLAYIALYAAIVAIYIYICNKNRTSSQLPTTQADQQTTNA; this is translated from the exons ATGGCGACGCccaacatagattcaatttcagaCACAAAATTGTACGAGCTGAAAGAGCAGCTTCTGCTGCTGACCACACTGGTGGCGACGGTGACGTACGTCACCGGGCTCAACCTACCCGGGGGAGCCTGGCAGACGCAGCAGGCGGACGGGCACGgccccctcgccggcgaccccATCCTCCGGGACATCCACTACCGCCGGTACCTCGCCTTCTACTACTGCAACGGCACGGCGCTCGCCTCGTCGGTCGTGGTCTGCCTCATCCTCGTCATGCTGCGCAGGGACAGCCCGGCCTGGTCGGTGGTGCTGCGGGTGGTCATGGTGCTCGACCTTCTTGGGCTCATGGGTTCCTACGCAGCCGGGACCTGCCATGACACCTTCGCCACCATCTGGGTCGTGGCGCTCGCTTTCCCAGTCTTGGCCTACATCACGTACGCTTTCGTCTGCTACCTCTGTTTGCCCCTCCGCCGCGACAACCACACCCCCAGAAACACAAACACAGGGTACCAAGAGAAGGAGAAGATCGAGGTGCTAATGTTGCTGGCCACCTTCGCAGTCACTATCTCCTACGCCGCCGGGCTGAACCCGCCTGGCGGCTTCTGGACCAGCACCGGGCACAAGGATGGCCGCCTTCTTCACCTCGCCGGCGACCCCATCATGGAAGATAGCGCGCTCCGGAGGTACCGGGCCTTCTTCGTCTGCAACACGACGGCGTTCGTCGCCTCCTTGCTCATCATCCTGCTGCTCCTGGACAAGAACTTGAGCAGGACCATCTCGGCGAGGTTCGTAGCGGTCTACGGCTTCATCGGGGTGGCGCTCCTGGGCCTCATGGGGGCCTATGCTGCTGGCAGCTGCAGGGAGACTGACAATACCATCAAGGTCCTCTCCCTGGCCGCTGGGGTTCCTATCTGCGTAATCTTGCAGCTGGCTCTCAACTATGTCTTCTATTGGCCAATCAAGAACATGTGTGATAGTTTCACGAGATGGTTGCAGAACTTGAGTCCCAGAGGTATACTTGCTGTACATCCTAATTTGTTGGTTTCTCTTTTATCTTTTACTaataagactatccacagtgggaataacataggtagtaacatcaca AATGATTGGATGATTGACCCATTCATTAATTATGCAGGTGCGAGCGCACTCGCGGATCCAGACCTGAAAAACACTCGATTTTTCGTTATGGTACTTGCTAGCTTCGCGGTGAGCATCACCTACCAAGCGGGACTGGATCCACCAGGCGGCCTCTGGAAAGATGACCTGAATGGGCATAAGATCGGCCACCCGGTTCTCCGGACCACACATCCTGCTCGGTACCAGGTCTTCTTCTACAGCAACTCAGCAGCTTTCGTGACATCTctggtggtggtgatgatggtCCAGAGCAAGTTCCTGTTGAAGCGCCGTACGTTGGTGGCAGCCATGGTGCTGGACTTGATCGGCCTCGTCATCGCCTATGCCGCCGGGAGCACCAGGGATGCAAGCACGTCCATCTATGTCGTCGCGGTGGCTTGCCTTGTCCTCTCCTACGTCGTCGTCCATATCGCGTTAGGAGGAGAGAAGGAGAATGTCGCTGCTGAACCTGCTCCTGCTGCTGGTACGGTAGCTCCTGATCCTGCTACTCCTGCTGCTACATCTGCTAGCCCTGCTGCTACTCCTACCGCTCCTGCTTCTCCGGTAGTGGTattaggaggaggagggggaggaggagggcgaCGAAGCAAGGAGCAGCTGGATGACAAGCGTCAGGTGCTGCTGCTAATCGCCATCTTGGCCGCGGCGCTTACCTACCAAGCCGGCTTGACCCCGCCGGGCGGCTTCTGGCAAAAGGACGACGAGGTTCATGGCCACCGTGCGGGCTACCCGGTCCTCCTCGACAACTACCCGCGCCGCTACAAGGCCTTCTTCTACTGCAATGCGGCGAGCTTCATGGCGTCGGTGGCTCTCATCCTCCTCCTCGTGAACCGCAAGCTGTACAGGCCGGGAATACGGTGCTACGCGCTCCACGTGTGCATGGCGGTCGGCATGTTCGCACTCATGGGCGCCTACGCTGCCGGGAGCTCCCGGCATCTTAAGACCTCCATCTATGTGTTGACGCTAGTGATCGCAGTGTCGGCCTCCATACCCCTGCAGGTAGCCATGTTCTGGTACATCCGCAACTACAGGAGAAACCACCAACATGATGAAGGCAGAATAAGACGACGGCGAACACGCGGGCTAGACAGCCCCGACCAGGAGAAGGACGAGGAGTTGGAGTACCTGATGCTGCTAGGAGTCCTGGTCGCGAGCGTGACGTACCAGAGCGGCCTGAGACCACCGGGCGGCCTGTGGGAAGAGGGCAACGCCGCCGGCAACCCCATCCTGCACGACGTCAACAAGCGCCGGTACGACATCTTCCTGTACAGCAACTCCACTTCGTTCATGGCGTCCGGGATGGCGATCGTCATGCTGCTCCCGTTCACGCTGAGCAACCTCGAGTGGCGCTTCTTGCCGTCCCAGAGGAGGAACCGCAAGTGGCCGCTCTGGCCGGTCCACACGGCCATTTTGCTGGACATGCTCGGCCTCCTGGTGGCCTACGCGGCAGGAAGTACCAGGACGTGGAAGTCGTCCAGGAACGTCATATTCATCCTCCTCCCCGTGCTAGCCTACATTGCGCTCTACGCAGCAATAGTGGCGATATACATATACATCTGTAACAAAAATCGCACATCCTCCCAGTTGCCGACCACGCAGGCAGACCAACAAACAACAAACGCTTAG
- the LOC109778506 gene encoding uncharacterized protein — MRRKELPASKMTDIPTSTFTPPPPNELATSNDVAEDPELLYELKEQLLLLTTLVATVTYVTGLNLPGGAWQTQQADGHGPLAGDPILRDIHYRRYLAFYYCNGTALASSVVVCLILVMLQKKRSVWTMVLRVVMVLDLLGLMGSYAAGTCHDTFATIWAVALACPVLAYITFAFVTSRRLSGDTTPRAARDPGQKEKEKIEVLMLLATFAVTISYAAGLNPPGGFWTSTLQQKDGRLLHLAGDPIMEDSALRRYRAFFVCNTTAFVASLFIIPLLLDEKLSSKISARFRAVYGFIAVALLGLMGAYAAGSCRKTDSTVKVIFLAAAVPACVGLQLALSYAALHLKPIKVMRASFSEWFDHVRGTGPAAAGDEELGIRCLSLCHDASALEDPDLKNTRYFVMVLASFAVSITYQVGRTGSTRRPLARQAEWP, encoded by the exons ATGCGACGCAAGGAGCTCCCAGCTAGCAAGATGACAGATATCCCCACCTCCACCTTCACACCGCCACCGCCAAATGAACTGGCGACGTCCAACGACGTAGCTGAAGACCCAGAGCTACTGTACGAGCTGAAAGAGCAGCTTCTGCTGCTGACCACTCTGGTGGCGACGGTGACGTACGTCACCGGGCTCAACCTGCCCGGGGGAGCCTGGCAGACGCAGCAGGCGGACGGGCACGgccccctcgccggcgacccgATCCTCCGGGACATCCACTACCGCCGGTACCTCGCCTTCTACTACTGCAACGGCACCGCGCTCGCCTCGTCGGTCGTGGTCTGCCTCATCCTCGTCATGCTGCAGAAGAAGAGATCCGTCTGGACGATGGTGCTGCGGGTGGTCATGGTGCTCGACCTACTTGGCCTCATGGGTTCCTACGCAGCCGGGACCTGCCATGACACCTTCGCCACCATCTGGGCCGTGGCGCTGGCTTGCCCCGTCTTGGCCTATATCACGTTTGCCTTCGTCACCAGCCGCCGCCTCAGCGGCGACACCACCCCCAGAGCTGCCAGAGACCCAGGGCAGAAAGAGAAGGAGAAAATCGAGGTGCTGATGCTGCTGGCGACCTTCGCCGTCACCATCTCATACGCCGCCGGGCTGAACCCGCCTGGCGGCTTCTGGACCAGCACCCTGCAGCAGAAGGATGGCCGCCTTCTTCACCTCGCCGGCGACCCGATCATGGAAGATAGCGCGCTCCGGAGGTACCGGGCCTTCTTCGTCTGCAACACGACGGCGTTCGTCGCCTCCTTGTTCATCATCCCGCTCCTCCTGGACGAGAAGTTGAGCAGCAAAATCTCAGCGCGGTTTCGGGCGGTCTACGGCTTCATCGCCGTCGCCCTTTTAGGCCTGATGGGGGCCTATGCTGCTGGGAGCTGCAGGAAAACTGACAGTACCGTCAAGGTCATCTTCCTGGCCGCTGCGGTTCCGGCTTGCGTGGGCCTTCAGCTGGCACTTAGTTATGCTGCTCTCCATTTGAAACCAATCAAGGTCATGCGTGCTTCGTTCTCTGAATGGTTCGACCACGTAAGAGGCACTGGTCCTGCGGCTGCAG GTGATGAGGAATTGGGGATAAGATGCTTATCTTTATGTCATG ATGCCAGTGCACTCGAGGACCCAGACCTGAAAAACACTCGCTATTTTGTTATGGTACTTGCTAGCTTTGCCGTGAGCATCACTTACCAAGTAGGACGTACTGGATCCACCAGGCGGCCTCTGGCAAGACAAGCTGAATGGCCATAA
- the LOC123493385 gene encoding uncharacterized protein, which translates to MVQSKFLLKRRTLVAAMVLDLLGLVIAYAAGCTRDTSTSIYVVAVACLVLSYAVVHIALGGEKENMVTRPVHDLDPATVDPAPSTPVTATATATTAPAPALLVGGEGGQRQQRRPPRSKEQLDDKRQVLLLIAILAGALTYQAGLTPPGGFWQADDDKLGHRAGYPVLLDNYPRRYKAFFYCNAASFMSSVALILLLVNRKLYRLGIRCYALHVCMAVGMLALMGAYASGSSRHLKTSIYVLTLVVVVSASIPLQVAIFWYFRNHADNRQDSLRIRRRRARGQEGPDKEKDEELEYLMLLAVLAASVTYQSGLRPAGGMWQEDSAAYSAGNPILRDINKRRYDIFLYSNSTSFMASVVAIVMLLPLTLSDDVKWLQRCLPFHKVDLKWSLWPVHTAILLDMLGLLVAYAAGSTKKWESSRNVILLVLPVLAYIALYAMAAAIYIYIRRGSSQSQSPSRQAGQQATSVESSS; encoded by the coding sequence ATGGTCCAGAGCAAGTTTCTGCTCAAGCGCCGCACGTTGGTGGCAGCCATGGTGCTGGACCTGCTTGGCCTCGTCATCGCCTATGCTGCCGGGTGCACCAGGGATACCAGCACATCCATCTATGTCGTTGCGGTGGCTTGCCTTGTCCTCTCCTATGCTGTCGTCCATATCGCGTTAGGAGGAGAGAAGGAGAACATGGTCACTAGACCTGTTCATGACCTTGATCCTGCTACGGTTGATCCTGCTCCTTCTACTCCTGTTACTGCTACTGCTACCGCTACCActgctcctgctcctgctcttcttgtaggaggagaaggaggacaaCGTCAGCAGCGGCGACCACCACGAAGCAAGGAGCAGCTAGATGACAAGCGTCAGGTGTTGCTGCTAATCGCCATCTTAGCCGGGGCACTTACCTACCAAGCCGGGCTGACCCCGCCTGGGGGCTTCTGGCAAGCGGACGATGATAAGCTTGGACACCGCGCGGGCTACCCAGTCCTCCTCGACAACTACCCGCGTCGCTACAAGGCCTTCTTCTACTGCAACGCGGCGAGCTTCATGTCGTCGGTGGCTCTCATCCTCCTCCTCGTGAACCGCAAGTTGTACAGGTTGGGTATTCGGTGCTACGCGCTCCACGTGTGCATGGCCGTGGGCATGTTGGCGCTCATGGGTGCCTACGCTTCAGGGAGCTCCCGCCATCTCAAGACCTCCATCTACGTGCTGacgctggtggtggtggtgtcaGCCTCCATACCCCTGCAGGTAGCCATCTTCTGGTACTTCCGCAACCACGCGGACAACCGTcaagattcattaagaataagaCGACGACGAGCACGTGGACAAGAAGGCCCTGATAAAGAGAAAGACGAGGAACTTGAGTACCTGATGCTGCTAGCGGTCCTGGCTGCGAGCGTGACGTACCAGAGCGGCCTGAGGCCAGCGGGCGGCATGTGGCAGGAGGACAGTGCCGCCTACTCCGCCGGCAACCCCATCCTACGCGACATCAACAAGCGCCGGTACGACATCTTCCTGTATAGCAACTCCACTTCGTTCAtggcgtccgtcgttgccatcGTCATGCTACTGCCATTGACGCTGAGCGACGACGTCAAATGGCTACAACGCTGCTTGCCATTCCACAAGGTGGACCTCAAGTGGTCGCTCTGGCCGGTCCACACGGCCATTTTGCTGGACATGCTCGGCCTACTTGTGGCCTATGCGGCAGGAAGTACCAAGAAGTGGGAGTCGTCCAGAAATGTGATATTACTCGTCCTCCCCGTCCTAGCCTACATTGCGCTCTACGCAATGGCGGCGGCGATATACATATACATCCGCCGTGGATCCTCCCAGTCACAGTCACCGAGCAGGCAAGCAGGCCAACAAGCAACCAGCGTCGAGTCTTCCTCTTAG